AGCCAGTCTGTCTGCTATGACATCCACCGGTATCCTCCTGAAATCATACTTCTGACATCTGGACGATATAGTTATCGGAATCTTGTGAGATTCAGTGGTCGCCAGTATAAATATAACATATGAAGGTGGCTCCTCCAGAGTCTTAAGCAGAGCGTTGAAGGCTCCAGGTGAGAGCATATGAACCTCGTCTATGATATATACCTTGTATTTTCCCTCAGTAGGTGGGTAGGCAACCTCTTCACGGATCTGTCGTATGTTGTCGACACCATTGTTGGATGCCGCATCTATCTCTATAACATTCAGAGAAGATCCATCAGCTATTGCACGGCAGCTTGCACACTCATTACACGGACTTCCGTCAACCGGATGTTCACAGTTACATGCCTTTGCAAATATCTTTGCTATAGATGTCTTTCCTGTTCCTCTCGTTCCACAAAATAAAAAGGCATGACCAAGTCTATCATTCTTAATCTGGTTTCTAAGAGTGGTAACTATATGATCCTGCCCCTTTACCTCATCAAAAGTATCAGGTCTCCATTTTCTATATAAAGCTACATACGACATGTCACTACCTACCTTTTTGTACGATAAAATGTGATTACACCCATAGCCCATGACATATATCCTTATATATCTGGATTTAGGGAAACTCATACACAGACTATTATATCTGAATTTACATTTTATATCAATCAGATAAGCAATATTTGGACAGTGTATTCCACGCCCCCTATTCTGAGGACGTCTCCTCCGGACAAAGGCCAATATCTATCTTTGCACATACATATCTCATTTACATATGTACCGTTTGTAGAAGAAAGATCCTTCACATATATCCTGCCGTTCTTCTCACCGATGACGGCATGTCTTCGGCTTATACTCCTGTCGTTTATGACGACATCAGCCGAGCCATCCCTGCCTACCGTCTGCTCACCTCCGGCCATATGTATCTCGAGTTTTTCTCCGCTCTGCCTGCCAGTCAGCTCCACCGATATATGTGCTGTCCGATTTTCTTCATGAACATCCGCAGCAAGTAGCGTGGTATCATCATCAGTATCATCAGGTTTCCTGAGTATCTGGGTTCCCTCACTCAAATTTACAGGAGGATTCATCGGATTTTGATCCACAGTTCTGTGCACATATTTTTCTGTATTTTGCCACTCGCTAATATATGATCCATCTTCCACCACGTCCGGATTACACGTCTGCCGCCTCAACATCTTCAATCCAGACGGATCACTGGTCATAACGGCTGGTGAACCAGGCATACCAACAGTCTCATCAGACACACCGGCGGCTATACCAGCCGACGCACCAGCTGGCACTCCAGCACTCCGAGGCATGGCGACATCATCCTTCCTCCGAAGCTCCAAATATAAAAACAGCTCAATGGCTGCCACCGCAACCGCCAGCATGAGCAGGCGAACATCCGCAATGTGTCCATAAACTGCACTTTGAAACACTGCCAGCCCAAGTCCCGCAGCTATAGTTATAACAAAGAGGATCAACAGCCATCTGTTTCTTAAATTCGACAAGTTCTTACATTCGAACGTTTTCCTACGCAAAAACAGATTTTCTCTTCTTGTGCCAGACTCACCAGCCAGCACAACACTGTTCATAGGCGCAGCTTCATCGCCAAACAACATGTCTTTCAGCGCATCATACTCATCACTGTTTCCACTGACCTCGCCGTGTTTTCCAAAGGCAGCTTTTTTTTCTCTGCATAAGACCTGCTTCTGCATCTCGCACACATCTTCACGCAATTTCTCCATATCAAAGTTGTCCATAACCACGGTCTCATACACTCCATACATGAAATCCACCAGTTTTCCATCACTGTGATCTATCCGTCGTATTATCTCCTCCGACAGATGTCTTACCTGCTTTTTCACATTCATATGCGCCCCCGGTGCATACACAAAACGGCACTCTTCCAAACCGACACTACAGAATATATATTCCGGTTTCAGCATGAGATTATCAGGATCGAGCATGTACTCCTCCGCCTCAACTACAGCATTGCATGCCGCCCCCATTACCGAGAGTGTCTGCTTTGCCGTAAGGAAATTTGCCTGCATATAATCCTTAAGACTCTTCTTTCCGTTTATCTTGTTATAGAGGAGCATTCTGCCGTCTATCGACCTGAACTCCGGCTGTATTATCCCTTCTACGAAATTGTTATAGAGCATATCAATCTCATATGAATTGACACTGTCCATCTCAGCTTCAACCACAAAAAATGAGTTTACACCTTCATTCTGACAGTAATTTACCATATGACTGCCACCTCCTCAGATTATTGCCTGTATTCCTGATCTCCCTCATTGTCTCAACTTTTTTACTCTTTTTATTCTCATCCACAAACTGTCCAATCCCGGGATATCTCTCCGTATAACTCACCTCATTCACACAGATTCCAAGCACCGCACTCGCCATGACGCCATGCTCGATTGCCCCCGTGTCTGTCATATATGACCTTGCCTCAACCTGCCCGGCAAACGTCGTCTTTTCTTCCACATTTGTCCTTATGACACTCTCTGCTGTCTGAGTGTCATCAGCATCTCCAAGCAGAATATATTCTTCTCTGTTGTAAAGCACTGTATATGCCTCCCCCGCCGCCACAGAATAGTTCATAACTATCACAAATAGATTGATCACCACAAATACTACACCGATCAAAACAGGTGTTATAAGACTCATTTCGATCATTAATGATCCTTCGTCATCCATCTTCACTTTACATTCCCCCTTCACCACAGTTTGAACACGGTCTCATATCCCCTATGTCATCCTTCTTCACTCTGTATACAGTACGCTTAAGTCCCGGACATTCCAGGGAATAATGATACTTATCCCCGCTCTGCGTTACATACAGAGTTCCACGACTTCGGTATCTCGCACACAGGCTGCACTGGGTAAGGCCTTCGCATTCCTTCTCAGCCGCGGTATATGAAACCTGCCTTATATTCAATTTTATATGAAAACAGCTTCTTGACTTGTGATAGACGTCACCGTTTTCCGCAACATATACATATGTACCCTCTGAATCTGCATCATTTGCCTTGTCATATCCCAGAAATGCTCTCTGGCGTATCCGTTCCTCGCACGGTATAGTCACATTGCCAATTACCGGAATACTGATCCTGATATCATATTCCAGCTTCACATATATGCAGTCATCGGCTTTTAACTCCGACTGTACTATGTTCAATCCAGAAAAGCTCCCGGCAACATATCTGTCAATCATATTCTGATCATCTATATAATCCCGCAGTTTTTTGTTTGCCGTGACCAGCGATACACCATCCTTGAACACCTCTGCTTCTCTTCCGGCATCCACACCATTCTCTATCTGTCTCCCAAGAAAACTGTACTCCGCCATATAAAGTGCAGTCTCATGCAGCCCCTCATACACTATTCCTCTGGTGTGGACCGCTCCTGCGACGCTCACTATTCCCAGCATCGCAAATATAAACACTGGCAGCACCATTGCAGCCTCAACACTTGCGCTTCCACGTCCAGAAAGAGTTGTCTTATATATCCTCCTGCCCGTTTTCTTCACGCTGCGGATATTTCTGATATGCGCTTGGAGAGGCGATCTGATCTTAAAATAAATAAATGGGATAACATTTTTGGAAATAAAAATATTTGCTATTAAGTTTTTAAAAAATGTTTTAATAATTTTTTTAGGATTATCATATCCGAGCCTGGCAACATGACAGGAGAACATATAACACCCCCTTTCCGAACGTTTTCGCCTACTTTTTAATACCCCGTTGATATCCTGAACCCGTGGCGGTAATAGCCGTCATCTATGCCATTTATCTCCGGAAAACTCTCTATGAATGGGGCAAATTTTTTCCTTTGCTCTATATCCACATCAATAGAAAATCCATATATCATATTCTTCATATCAAATGTCTCATCCTCCTGAGACAAATTTAGCTGTATCATATCTGCCATCCTGTAATATATGTCATTGTGTTTTTCAGCCAGCAAAATCGCCAGATATCCCTTGTAGCCTATGGCATCCGCCCCTTCATAGTCCTCATTCTGCATCGTGAGCAGATCTCCAAGGCTGTCTATATCCGTCTTCCACGTTTTTGAAGTCTTGATAAACTGCACATTATTCCCACACAGCATGCACCTTATGTCCGCAAGAGTCTCCGCATATGCCCAGCATCCGGCCAGCAGATATTTCACTGCAGAATATGTAACGCCCGGCAGCAGTGACAGCACAAATGCTATTGAATCTATGGCTGCCATCTTACTATCATCCGATAGAAGATATGCCAGATTTACCGGGAGACGGTGCGCTATGATCCTGTTCACAACACCTTTCAGATTGTCCCTGTCATTGTCCTTTCCCGCTATCATGTACTCAACCTCGCACTCCGCCGGCCGCTCCGCTTTCTTTGATGTGTATGTGTTGAACATCTCAATGGCATAACAGATTCCATAGAAATCATCTGTGACTCCCGTTTCATCCACAGCATCCCAATTGCCAAGCTGTTTTTTGAACGCATCAAGATCGTCAAATTCTATATCGGTCCACTTCTCATCGGCATCATTCCTGCTTCCCGACGGAAGATCCTCCTCACTGTAACTGGCGTCAGACGGTTCACCTCCTGACGGAGTTACTATTTTCAAGATTCCTCCCCGGAGTGTATGTTTAAGAACGTTCCTTGGATCCGTGCCTATCCACAGACTGTCGGTCGAGCTCTCATCATCCTGCCCATTGTCTATAGTGGTTTTCGTGTCCGTTCCTGCTTTTCTTTCAGTGGTTATCATCTCTAGAAGATCCTTTATGCCCTCTGTTTCTATATATATTTTCATATATTCTGTTATCTGCTTTTTCATATTTTCGCAGTCATTCTCAAGAAGCCCTCTGCAGTCGGCAAGCTCCACACTTTTCACCGTCATATCATAGTCATCACTCCCGTCAAATGTATATTCAAGGTAATCTTCTGCCATCTCCTCCATCTTTCCTTCCCCCTGTCCACCAAAATTCCTGTCAACAGCCAGCAGATGATATTCATCAAACAGTCTTCTGTTGTACGCCGCCTTGATTTCCTGGGCGGCACCATCAGCTGCCTCCGCAGCCCTGGCACCGCCCATACTGACTCTTACCATCTCCACAGATGTCAGGCCAAGTATCAGCAGGGACAGCAGCACAAGACACAGAAACACTGTAACCTGTCCTTTATTTCCCATATGTCCTCCGCTCTGTCATCATCAATAAATCTTCTTCGCATTCTTGTTTATGGAGTTCCAGATATTGTTTACCAGAGAGGTTATCTGCTGTTTAAATACTATGCACATCGCTATGAGGACCACCATTATAAGGATTATCTCAACCACTCCCATTCCTGACTCGTCTTCCATAAAATCATTCCATCTCTTCATAATTATTTTCCTCCTTGATTATTTTTCTGCTTTACATACTCTTTCTAAAAACTCATCACAGCTGGCAATACAACTATCACCATCACTACGCCGAGCAATACTATCATAGGAAACAACAGTCTCGTTCCTGCTTCCTCACCCTTCTTCCGGGCTAGCTCTTTCCTCGTCTGAAGCGCTGCCTGTTCCTCCCCCGCCATCATGATCATTATATCCTTCGTCCCTTTGCTGACATTCTGTGACAGCATTGACATAAGCTTCATGTATACCGGAATATTGATACGATGCCCCATATTGTAATATGCCTCGCCTTCTGGAATCCCGGCCTGTATCTCATTTAACGTGTATCGGAGTTCCTTCATAAGAGCGCTCTCATCATCATTCTGTACCATTCTCACAAATGAACCTCTTATAGTCACTCCTGCTCCCAGATAAAGGATCAGCCTGTCGACCAATTCAGGATAGTCAATCATGAGCTGCTGTTTCCTCTCCTTCTCCTGCTTTGAAAGCTTTGCCCTCGCGCCCATCCAGATGCATACTGCTGAGATGATACCCAGAAATATCACCGGTATAGCACCAGAACCGCCAGCCGTATCTTCAATGCTGTATCCCTCTATCTCCGAGGGGAGTTCTATCCGTCCGGAAGCCCTGTTCTCCATCTGGGTGTTTTTCACAAAATCGGAAATAGCCTTTTCAGCCTTCTCACCAGCATCAAGCACCCGCCCTGTAACACGGATGTTATATTCCCGCTCCGCGCTGTGCTCTCCATAGGACAAAACAGCCGTGAGCTTCACCAGTTCCGCGTCACCCTCATCACTCTTCAGCAATTTGCCTGTGGATGTCACAACATCCTGATCACTGCTTATCCATGCCACGTCAAGGCCTGTATCATCAAGTCTCTCTGGCAGATCCAGATCACTCTGAATACAGTCCGCACTCTCGTTCTCTCCGAGATAAATTTCCTCTATCTCTGTAAATCCTAGGTCAAACACATCCTCCAGCTCCGACTCGTCATACTCGATCGGTAGCACATCTACATTTACCTGTTTCTTCTGGCCATCAACCTCTGTCTCCAGTGTCTTGGTACCCTTATCACCCCCATAACCCGGCCTGTCAATTACCACCGTTTCAGGTCGCAGAGCGGTCCTGCCCCACAACAAAACTGCAAGCACCACCGAAGCAAGAACGACCACCAAGATCATGGATATCCTTTCCACATATACCCCACGGCACTTTGTTCTTGCATCCGCATCCGTGCAAGTGTATCCCCTCTTTATCCTCTGTATCGTCTTGTCCATATCCACATGCTTTTCCACCATGTCATAAATGATTCCCGCTAATTTTCTCAGCACGCTCTCACCGCCTTACACCCTTATATTTGTTATCTTTCGTCCCCAGGCCACCATCAGGAATATAACGATCAGGCAGACGGACATCGCGGCTATCCCAAATACATTTCCATACAGAGCATTCATATATCCCGGATTACACACCCGCATATAGAGAACTATCACAAATGGCATAGCAGACATTATGTTGTACTCCATCCGCTTTGCCGTTACCATCGTGTCGATCTCATCCTCCACCTCCAGCCTTTCCTCGATGGTCTGTACCATCTTCTTCATCATCTTTATGAGGTTTCCACCGGATCTGCCCGCTACCGCAGACACTTTGGCAAACTCCATGACATCATCAAGCCCCGATCTCTCAGCAAAATTCTTTAAAAGGATCTTCATATCGGTATTCATCTCAAGTCCCGCTATGATCATTTTGATTTCCCCCTGAATATAAGATCTACCCTGATACAGTCCCTCCATTTCCTGGTACACAGGCACAAAGGCCTTTTCCATAGAGTATCCGGCCGCCATATTCGCCGCCAGGGAAAGCAGCATCTCCTTGAATTCCATATTCAGCTTTTTCTGCATCCTTATACATTTACTCCGCGAGACCATCCTGAACATGGCGAGCAATCCCGGAACGCCTACAACACACACTGCTGCATTGTCATAAAACAACACTGCTATCGCCGCAGTCACAACCATATATGTGATAGCAATACCTATCTTTTCACCGGCTTTCAGCCTGTATACTCTGTAATCGGTCATACTGCCATCACTCCTGCTCCTGTGGGTTCCTTTGTCACTCTTATAAATCCTGCCGACATGAGTTTTGCCGTGTTGTGCAGATCATTTATTTTCTCCAATGTTCCTACTATCCGGCCATCTTCCAGCCCTCTCTCCCTAAACTCAAATAATTTATTCACCACAAATTCACCTCCTTCCAATCCGATCACCTCACATATCTCAAGGCATCTTCTTGATTTATCTCTTAGTCTTCCCAACTGGATTATTATGTCCACCGCTGATGCTATCTGCTGTCTTATAGCCAGCACCGGCATGTCAGCTCCCATAAGTACCATCGTCTCAAGCCTTGTCAGCATATCTCTGCTGGAGTTTGCATGCCCGGTGGACAGTGAGCCGTCATGGCCTGTATTCATAGCCGTGAGCATGTCAATTGCCGCCGCATCTCTGACCTCACCAACAATGATTCGCGATGGGCGCATTCTTAGACTTGTCTTGATAAGATCTCTTATGCTCACCGCATTTTCGCCTTCAACATTTGCACTTCTCGATTCAAGACTCACAAGATTGTCTATGCCCGTGAGCTGAAGCTCCGCCGAATCCTCTATGGTCACTATCCTCTCATCGTGTGGTATATACCCCGACAGAGCATTGAGAAATGTAGTCTTACCCGCACCAGTTCCGCCGGACACGATAATATTATATCCAGACACCACAAGCTTCCTGAGAAACTCTGCAACCTCAGTTGTTATTGAACCCAGTTGCAGAAGTCTCTCCATGGTCATTCCCTCCTTTGGGAATTTCCTTATTGTCATGACACAGCCGCCAAGGCTCACAGGGGGAAGAACCACGTTAACTCTTGATCCATCCTTCAGCCTGGCATCGACTATCGGAAACGACTCGTTTACCAGCCTGTTGCACTCTGCAACAATATGCTGGATTACCGACTTCAGTCTCTCCTCACTCTCAAATGTCCTGTCATAACGACACAACCTGCCAGCCCTCTCTATAAAAATATTGTCTGCGCCATTTATCATGATCTCCGTTATACTGTCATCATCAAGCATGTCCGAAAGCACATCCAGTCTTCTGAGGCTGTTGAACAGATCCCGTTTTATCTCTACCTTATCTCTGACACTCAGCGGTTTCTCCAAAGAATACTCAAGTATGCACATGTCGATAACACCACGTACCTGATCATCCTCTATATCACCAGATAGGTCTATGGTCTGCATGACCTTCGTTCTGATATTCTGCATATATTCACTATTTACCATTTGTCCATCACCTGGCTCTCAATGAATCTAATCATCTCCGCACTTCCCGGTGCAGCGTCTGGTACCCGGACCCGTTTCATCCTTTTTGCGACTTTTCCCAACTCCTCCGATTCGAGTAGCCTTTCAAATGTCCTGATCTTTTCCTGCGACTGCTCATCCGGCAGTTCAGGGACCACTATCACATCCAGAGCAGACAGCACAGACAGATCCTTTAGAACCGCCTGTCCAATATCAAGCACTATGGTCGTGTATCTTCCCCACACTCTTAGCTGTTCCAGCATCCACTCAACGTCAGATCTGTCAAGCTCCATGGCATCCAGATACGACCGCATGTATCCAAGGACACTGTAATCGTCAAGCTGCACTGTATTTTCACCTACATAATCCGTAAATCCGTCCGATCGCTCCTTTATGAGATATATGACATTCGATACCACATCTTCCCTGTCCTCAAATGAACTGAATTCTTCCAGACCTATATACAGCCCCCCACGGACCTCGTCATTCATGCACAGGCTTATCGCAAGCTTTGTCTTCCCGCATCTACCAACCGGAGATATAACACCATAGGATCTGAACAGCTTCCGCCTTCTCTCCGGCACATCGGCATCCATGTACTTCATAACTGCCCGGACTATATCCCTCGCCTTAGAGTACTTGAACAACACTCCGGGAACATTCCCACCGCCTGACTGTTCACCATATTCCAATGAACCAGACTCCGCTGATCCCCCGAACCATCCTTCGCCATATTTTGATATCTCCGAACCGGAATCTGTCCCGGCAGGTCTCTTTCCCGAAAGCACCACACATCTCTGCCCACGAAGTTCCTGCCATATATCTACATACAATTTCTCATCGATCAGCAATATATCCAGACTGTTTGCACGCAGATACCCCTGCAATTCATCGCGTCCAGAAAACGCCAACGCTAGAAACGGATTTTCCCTGTCTGAATTGATATGATTCATCAGACTCATCATGTAAGCCTTGTCATCATCATATATTCCTACTTTGTACTGCTGAATTGTCTCACCTCCATCAAATTCATCAAATACATCAATTTCATTCAACCACCCAAACAACCCTCAAAGGGTTGTGGCATAGTATAGTATTCCACCCAATATAGCGGCAGAAAAATGTACTCGTCTCTTTCCTACTCTCGAACATTCTGTTCTGTCTGATAATTTCTTACGATTCGTAATTGATAAAATAAACTCTTTTAAAAGATAAATAATAGAAATTACTCCCCCGGCCAAAAAGGAGTAGATCATAACCCTGTATATGTCCAGACCAACAAACGATCCGGCAACCGCCAGAAGTTTGATATCCCCGGCCCCCAAGGCTTTGATTAGAAATAATACATATAAGATCACCACCGGAATCACACATCCCTTTGCGCTGCTGAGGAGCCCTTCAGGCAATCCCCTCACAACAGCCGAAACGACAAATCCCTGTATCAGCCCCACAGCCACCAGTTTATTCGGAATCTTCCAACTCCGGAAATCAGTGACGACTGCCATACTGACCGTAGCGATCAATGGTATCAAAAAAATTATAAGCTGCTGTCCTCCTCTCTCTAAGTGGTAAGCACACATTACACCCCCATGAACCCTTTGTAAAGGGGTTGATTTATAAACAAATTTTTACTAATTTGTCCTTTTAATTTTTTGTAAAGTGTACTTTTTTACCCGCGCATTTTGCCGATATTTGCACAGTTCCAAAGGAGTCCAGCAAATACGCCATATAAAAGAAAGACCGTATATGACTGTCCCGATCTTATCAGACTGTCACACACGGTTTTCACTAGATTTTTTAACTTATCGGATTATGTCCTTTTTGATATCAATACTGGTTATTACTGTTTTTTCTCGCCGTCATCGCCTCGTCTATCGACTGTATCTCGCTGCGGCTTATCTCTATACTGTCCTTTAGAACACGTATATTGTTGAAATACTGCATCAGTTCCTGTGGTGGGTTACCCTTCGCCTGCTCATAAAAATACTTTCCGATCTCCACCATATTCCTGTCTATCATCTGGATCTCGTTGCTGATCTTGTTATTCAGCTTTGCTTTCTGTGCTGCATCTTTTGTCTCATCCACTGCATTATTTGCAAATTTCTTTGTCTTATTAAATACGTCCTGAAAAAAGTCTGCCATATCTCATTTTCCTCCATTATATTTATACAAAAAAGACCGGGAATGCGTGCAATGCACCTTTATCCCCGATCTTTTCTCTTTTATAGATTACTTACAGATCCATCGTATGCTCTGTAATCACATACTCTGTCATCATATGATCTGTCACAGCCTGACCGATATCTACTCGTCTATGTACTTGTTGAGGGTATCAACAACATCATTGAGATTGTATGGCTTTGCGATATAATCGTCCAGCTGATTCTCCAGAATCCTCTCCTTATCCCCGAACATTGCTCTGGCTGTAACTGCGATTATAGGAAGTCTCTTTCTCTTTTCCTTACGCTCTATCTCTCTGATCTCCTGTGTAGCTGCTATACCATCCATGACTGGCATCTGTACATCAAACAGAGCCGCGTCATATATCTTCGTCTTGAAAAGCTCAACTGCCTTCTGACCATTCTCCGCTATATCGTATGAGAAACCTGCCATACCGAGGAGCTTTCCGATAACCTGCTGGTTGACCGGTTCATCCTCTGCGACAAGAATCCTTGCCTTGCTGTGTGCATTGATGGAGAATACAGCCGGCTCCTCCTTCTCCTGAAGGAACTCATCCGCCGCATCAGCGCCCTTGATGACCTTAAGTGGTATCTCAACGATGAATGTGGAACCAATGTCTTCCTTGCTCTGTACTGTGATGTTACCACCCATGAGCTCTACGATCTGCTTCGTGATAACGAGTCCAAGTCCTGAACCGCCGTACTTTCTTGTATCGGATGCATCAACCTGACTGAATCTTATGAACAACTTGCTCATATTCGCCTCGGAGATACCGATACCTGTATCTGCAACTGCCATCCTTATCTTGATCTTATTCTCTCCGTCATCCATGGATGCGATCTTGACTCTTACACTTCCCTCAGATGTAAACTTGATCGCATTTGAAAGGAGACAGTTGAGAACCTGCTGGATCCTCTGTCCATCACCGCGGACAAGCTTTGGAATATTGCTGCCAAATGAACAGTCGAGCTGCAGTCCCTTGTTCGTTGCAATAGGAACCTGTGCAGCTACCGTATCTTCAATAGCTGTCCTGATATCAAATGTCTCTTCTTTGATCTTGTACTTTCCTGCCTCAAGCTTGCTTATATCAAGGATATCATTGATAAGTCTGAGCAGAGTGTCTGCACAATTCTTAGCTGTTATGAGGTTATCCCTGTAATCTGCCTGAAGGTCTTCCGCCATAAGTGTAAGCTGGAGCATACCGAGAATTCCGTTGATAGGAGTTCTTATCTCATGACTCATATTTGCAAGGAACTCAGCCTGAGTCTTATATGCAGCATTGGCATCCACTATAGCCTTGCTTAGTTTCTCCTCAGTCTCTTTCTGCTTTGTAACATCGATTACTACCATGTTGATGTAATCAGCCTCGGACTTATACATAACCGTGTTGAACACCTTCTGAAGTGACTCCATGGTGATTTCAACATCCATGAGGTCTCCCTCCTTGGTGCCCGAGTTATTGTATGCTGTGAACCAGGCATTTATATCCTGAAGGACCTCTATCTTGCTCTCCTTGAGGATCTTATCCTTGTAGTCTGACACATCAAGCTTGAAATACTCTCCAAATATCTCATTGGCATCAACTATCTCATAACTCGTTCCATTTACCGGATCATTTATTATCTTCGCCTGAGCAAATCCGATAGGAAGATTCATGAACAGTTTCTTGTACTTGTCACTCTTGTTCGCAGCTCCTGCTCTGCCTCCTCCAAAAGCAAGCATGATCAGCACTGCTGCCACCGCTGCCAGAACACCGCAAATGATAGCTCCCACTCCAACATTTGCTATGCCAAGCACTCCGGCGAGCAGCGCCAGAACTGCCACGACAATGGCAAGCGGTTTAATCCCAATTTCCTTAATTTTGTCCATTAATGCACCTCTGTTCCTATAAATATTTTCTGTAAATAGTGCTTTTATACACATAAAATATGTTTACGAGCAACCACATAGTTACATTATATTATAAATAACAAACCAGGTCAACGCTCACATCGTTTTTTATGCTGAAATTTTCACAAAAAATATTCATCATTTTGTACAATATAGACTATATTTTCATTTTGACACATCCTGATCTTTCTGATTGTTTTTATACAGCTTCTCGGCAAGCTTCATCGCCTCCTCAAGCTTTGTTGTGTCCTCCTCAAATATATACTCATCGGACTCCCCATTGTCACCCCCGTTCTGAGGATTCTTATTCCAGTGATCTGCATCTATGACATCCTCATTCTGTTCTTCCTCGCTCTGGATATCTGCTTCCCCCGCGGCATCGCTGGCTGCAGTTTCCTTCTTAGCAGCTTTTATACTCTTCTTTTTTTCCTTTATAGTCTTCGCGTTCATAAGGAATGCGAACACGAGCCATCCAATAAGCGTGAACAATATTCCCGGCTTAAGCCCCCTAGGGAAATACTTAAACACTATCGTGTGGGCACCCGCCTTGAGGTCAAGTGCTATGAACGCACCCGCAACAGTCTGGATCTCGGTCTTCTTTCCATCGACATAAGCAGTCCATCCGGAATCGTACGGTATCGAGGT
This sequence is a window from Coprococcus eutactus. Protein-coding genes within it:
- a CDS encoding immunoglobulin-like domain-containing protein; its protein translation is MLRKLAGIIYDMVEKHVDMDKTIQRIKRGYTCTDADARTKCRGVYVERISMILVVVLASVVLAVLLWGRTALRPETVVIDRPGYGGDKGTKTLETEVDGQKKQVNVDVLPIEYDESELEDVFDLGFTEIEEIYLGENESADCIQSDLDLPERLDDTGLDVAWISSDQDVVTSTGKLLKSDEGDAELVKLTAVLSYGEHSAEREYNIRVTGRVLDAGEKAEKAISDFVKNTQMENRASGRIELPSEIEGYSIEDTAGGSGAIPVIFLGIISAVCIWMGARAKLSKQEKERKQQLMIDYPELVDRLILYLGAGVTIRGSFVRMVQNDDESALMKELRYTLNEIQAGIPEGEAYYNMGHRINIPVYMKLMSMLSQNVSKGTKDIMIMMAGEEQAALQTRKELARKKGEEAGTRLLFPMIVLLGVVMVIVVLPAVMSF
- a CDS encoding type II secretion system F family protein is translated as MTDYRVYRLKAGEKIGIAITYMVVTAAIAVLFYDNAAVCVVGVPGLLAMFRMVSRSKCIRMQKKLNMEFKEMLLSLAANMAAGYSMEKAFVPVYQEMEGLYQGRSYIQGEIKMIIAGLEMNTDMKILLKNFAERSGLDDVMEFAKVSAVAGRSGGNLIKMMKKMVQTIEERLEVEDEIDTMVTAKRMEYNIMSAMPFVIVLYMRVCNPGYMNALYGNVFGIAAMSVCLIVIFLMVAWGRKITNIRV
- a CDS encoding DUF5702 domain-containing protein, producing MGNKGQVTVFLCLVLLSLLILGLTSVEMVRVSMGGARAAEAADGAAQEIKAAYNRRLFDEYHLLAVDRNFGGQGEGKMEEMAEDYLEYTFDGSDDYDMTVKSVELADCRGLLENDCENMKKQITEYMKIYIETEGIKDLLEMITTERKAGTDTKTTIDNGQDDESSTDSLWIGTDPRNVLKHTLRGGILKIVTPSGGEPSDASYSEEDLPSGSRNDADEKWTDIEFDDLDAFKKQLGNWDAVDETGVTDDFYGICYAIEMFNTYTSKKAERPAECEVEYMIAGKDNDRDNLKGVVNRIIAHRLPVNLAYLLSDDSKMAAIDSIAFVLSLLPGVTYSAVKYLLAGCWAYAETLADIRCMLCGNNVQFIKTSKTWKTDIDSLGDLLTMQNEDYEGADAIGYKGYLAILLAEKHNDIYYRMADMIQLNLSQEDETFDMKNMIYGFSIDVDIEQRKKFAPFIESFPEINGIDDGYYRHGFRISTGY
- a CDS encoding DUF6382 domain-containing protein yields the protein MVNYCQNEGVNSFFVVEAEMDSVNSYEIDMLYNNFVEGIIQPEFRSIDGRMLLYNKINGKKSLKDYMQANFLTAKQTLSVMGAACNAVVEAEEYMLDPDNLMLKPEYIFCSVGLEECRFVYAPGAHMNVKKQVRHLSEEIIRRIDHSDGKLVDFMYGVYETVVMDNFDMEKLREDVCEMQKQVLCREKKAAFGKHGEVSGNSDEYDALKDMLFGDEAAPMNSVVLAGESGTRRENLFLRRKTFECKNLSNLRNRWLLILFVITIAAGLGLAVFQSAVYGHIADVRLLMLAVAVAAIELFLYLELRRKDDVAMPRSAGVPAGASAGIAAGVSDETVGMPGSPAVMTSDPSGLKMLRRQTCNPDVVEDGSYISEWQNTEKYVHRTVDQNPMNPPVNLSEGTQILRKPDDTDDDTTLLAADVHEENRTAHISVELTGRQSGEKLEIHMAGGEQTVGRDGSADVVINDRSISRRHAVIGEKNGRIYVKDLSSTNGTYVNEICMCKDRYWPLSGGDVLRIGGVEYTVQILLI
- a CDS encoding TadE family protein, translated to MKKTGRRIYKTTLSGRGSASVEAAMVLPVFIFAMLGIVSVAGAVHTRGIVYEGLHETALYMAEYSFLGRQIENGVDAGREAEVFKDGVSLVTANKKLRDYIDDQNMIDRYVAGSFSGLNIVQSELKADDCIYVKLEYDIRISIPVIGNVTIPCEERIRQRAFLGYDKANDADSEGTYVYVAENGDVYHKSRSCFHIKLNIRQVSYTAAEKECEGLTQCSLCARYRSRGTLYVTQSGDKYHYSLECPGLKRTVYRVKKDDIGDMRPCSNCGEGGM
- a CDS encoding Flp1 family type IVb pilin, which produces MKRWNDFMEDESGMGVVEIILIMVVLIAMCIVFKQQITSLVNNIWNSINKNAKKIY
- a CDS encoding TadE/TadG family type IV pilus assembly protein translates to MKMDDEGSLMIEMSLITPVLIGVVFVVINLFVIVMNYSVAAGEAYTVLYNREEYILLGDADDTQTAESVIRTNVEEKTTFAGQVEARSYMTDTGAIEHGVMASAVLGICVNEVSYTERYPGIGQFVDENKKSKKVETMREIRNTGNNLRRWQSYGKLLSE